A part of Gemmatimonadota bacterium genomic DNA contains:
- the hisB gene encoding imidazoleglycerol-phosphate dehydratase HisB, translated as MPRTATVTRETLETRIELTLTLEGEGNLAGETGIGFFDHMLGSFVKHSGFNLDLACTGDLHIDDHHTVEDVGICLGQAIARAVGDGSGITRFGHAYAPLDEALARAVFDVSGRAHLEFDADFSRSSVGDFSTEMVREFFGALVHHGRVTLHIALLSGVNAHHQVEAIFKAAARALRQAVAMDERVSGVPSTKGSL; from the coding sequence GTGCCTCGCACCGCCACGGTAACGCGCGAAACCCTGGAAACCCGCATCGAACTGACCCTGACCCTCGAAGGCGAAGGAAATCTCGCCGGAGAAACCGGCATCGGTTTCTTCGACCACATGCTGGGCAGCTTCGTCAAGCACAGCGGGTTCAACCTCGATCTCGCCTGCACCGGCGATTTGCATATCGACGATCATCACACGGTGGAAGACGTGGGGATCTGCCTGGGCCAGGCCATCGCTCGGGCGGTCGGCGATGGATCGGGCATTACGCGGTTCGGCCACGCCTACGCACCCCTGGACGAGGCGCTGGCGCGGGCCGTCTTCGACGTAAGCGGCCGCGCCCACCTGGAATTCGACGCTGATTTCTCGCGTTCCTCGGTCGGCGATTTCAGCACGGAAATGGTGCGGGAGTTCTTCGGAGCCCTCGTGCATCACGGTCGCGTCACCCTGCACATTGCGCTCCTCTCCGGCGTGAACGCCCATCACCAGGTCGAGGCTATCTTCAAGGCGGCGGCCAGGGCCCTGCGCCAGGCCGTGGCCATGGACGAACGAGTATCCGGCGTGCCGTCCACCAAGGGCAGTCTCTAG